In Methanobacterium paludis, the following proteins share a genomic window:
- a CDS encoding class III signal peptide-containing protein, giving the protein MSFVKDEGGQGAAEYILLFGGVIVIAIAALLIYRAYFSSNSNLNAAQDVNSVRGSIK; this is encoded by the coding sequence ATGAGTTTTGTAAAAGATGAAGGTGGACAGGGAGCAGCAGAGTATATCTTGCTATTCGGTGGAGTCATCGTTATAGCAATAGCTGCACTGTTAATCTACAGAGCATACTTCAGCAGCAACTCTAATCTAAACGCTGCACAAGATGTGAACAGTGTTAGAGGAAGTATAAAATAG
- a CDS encoding class III signal peptide-containing protein, whose amino-acid sequence MGFIEDEWGQGAAEYILLFGGVIVIAIAALFVYDSYFSGANTLNAAQDMDKVRSSIKV is encoded by the coding sequence ATGGGCTTTATAGAAGATGAATGGGGTCAAGGAGCAGCAGAGTATATATTACTGTTTGGTGGTGTGATTGTTATAGCGATAGCGGCACTTTTTGTTTATGATTCCTATTTTAGCGGTGCCAATACATTAAATGCTGCACAAGATATGGATAAAGTAAGATCAAGCATTAAAGTTTAA
- a CDS encoding STT3 domain-containing protein, with the protein MSKKELMFILIIIVLIFSVGFYLRLESTHLSGIPDNEKMFYQDENGLPYMYDMDSYYNYRLTKNYLDHGYMGDAIVNGTQWDWHSYAPSGVPMDYPPLIVYLTAFVYKFLNLFANVPLMAACFWLPAFIAPIGGVVAYLFVRRFTNEYGAVAAGILTVTAPFYFMRTVPGWFDTDMFNIVFPLLIVWFFLEALQSKNIKMKSFFALLSSFSMFLFAMAWNGWQYLFYTIVLFCVFYGVFIKIKGNSIKNFSAVAGIFFAVSLLLIYIFTGFFNVLNFILGPKELLGIFSSTGEWTPWPDVYSLISELQPPSLGALISGVGPALFGLGIFGILALAVVLSNKKWHETYLDKLNWSTYLFIVLWTITGFFALIKGIRFILMVIPPLAVITGISVGVCASVLKNPKSKNFKHLLMISILILISLPSVMVIYDNFSSLNPRMNDDMWNAGVWIHNNTQNDTVVISSWIYGHFFTAISDRPTSFDGRLAYIETMPVRNYDSAYAFGDRSPSTSREYWMDKAYTTDDETLALGIFRMIATSGDAGYLTLDTYTQNTTKTVEILNNILGVDKETAKEILIKDYNLNPEQADNILKYTHPDNPRPFVLVTYNSMINDGYWTLYFGSWDFNQLKGSNLTYSYGNIHETNSTLTTDDGILMDLKTGNLTWNNNMPYCVMLVSGGKLEKHYLDKNSDFCVILNMDDNASVVVSKQFQNSLFSRLVVEKSNTTYFKSVYENKNVIVWEST; encoded by the coding sequence ATGTCAAAAAAAGAATTAATGTTCATCCTAATTATAATTGTACTGATATTTTCAGTAGGATTTTACCTTCGGCTGGAATCAACCCATCTATCAGGGATTCCGGACAATGAAAAGATGTTTTACCAGGATGAGAACGGTCTTCCCTACATGTACGACATGGACTCTTACTACAACTACAGGCTAACCAAAAATTACCTTGACCATGGTTACATGGGAGATGCCATAGTAAATGGTACTCAATGGGATTGGCATTCTTACGCTCCTTCAGGGGTTCCTATGGACTACCCTCCACTTATAGTCTATTTAACGGCATTTGTATACAAATTTTTAAATTTATTTGCAAATGTGCCTTTAATGGCGGCATGCTTTTGGTTGCCTGCATTTATTGCCCCAATTGGTGGAGTGGTTGCTTATCTATTTGTGAGAAGGTTTACAAATGAGTATGGGGCTGTTGCTGCAGGAATATTAACAGTAACGGCACCTTTTTATTTTATGAGAACAGTTCCAGGTTGGTTTGACACCGACATGTTCAACATAGTATTTCCCCTCCTTATTGTCTGGTTTTTTTTGGAAGCTTTACAGAGCAAAAACATTAAAATGAAGAGTTTTTTTGCGTTGTTATCCTCATTTTCTATGTTCCTTTTTGCAATGGCATGGAACGGCTGGCAGTACCTATTCTACACCATAGTCCTGTTTTGTGTTTTTTATGGTGTATTCATTAAAATAAAGGGAAACAGCATTAAAAACTTTTCAGCAGTTGCAGGAATATTTTTTGCAGTATCATTATTACTCATATACATTTTCACGGGATTTTTTAACGTTTTAAATTTCATTTTAGGTCCTAAGGAACTTTTAGGTATATTTAGCAGTACTGGAGAGTGGACTCCATGGCCAGATGTTTATAGCTTAATTTCTGAGCTTCAACCTCCGTCATTAGGTGCTTTAATATCAGGGGTTGGCCCAGCTTTATTTGGATTGGGTATTTTTGGAATTCTAGCTCTTGCAGTGGTTTTAAGTAATAAAAAATGGCATGAAACATATTTAGATAAGTTGAACTGGTCCACATACCTATTCATTGTTTTATGGACCATAACTGGCTTTTTTGCCCTTATAAAAGGCATCAGATTCATATTAATGGTTATTCCACCTTTAGCAGTAATAACTGGAATTTCTGTTGGAGTCTGTGCAAGTGTTCTAAAAAATCCTAAGAGCAAAAATTTTAAACACCTACTTATGATTTCAATATTAATTTTAATCTCTCTACCTTCTGTCATGGTAATATACGATAATTTCTCTAGTTTAAACCCTCGGATGAATGATGATATGTGGAATGCAGGGGTCTGGATTCACAACAACACCCAAAATGATACTGTGGTTATATCCAGCTGGATATACGGCCATTTTTTCACGGCCATATCTGACCGCCCTACATCCTTCGATGGTAGGTTGGCTTACATTGAAACCATGCCCGTTCGAAATTATGATAGTGCTTATGCTTTTGGAGATAGATCTCCGAGTACTTCGAGGGAGTACTGGATGGATAAGGCATATACAACAGACGATGAAACGTTGGCACTGGGTATTTTTCGAATGATTGCTACAAGTGGCGATGCTGGCTATTTAACTTTGGACACCTACACTCAGAACACCACAAAAACTGTTGAAATCTTAAATAACATACTGGGTGTTGATAAAGAAACTGCAAAAGAGATACTTATTAAAGATTACAATCTAAACCCAGAACAAGCAGATAATATTTTAAAATATACTCATCCTGATAATCCACGTCCATTTGTACTTGTAACATATAATTCCATGATAAATGATGGTTACTGGACGCTTTATTTTGGATCATGGGATTTCAACCAGTTAAAAGGCAGTAACCTTACATATTCTTACGGCAACATACATGAAACTAACAGCACGTTAACTACGGATGATGGAATTTTAATGGACCTAAAAACTGGTAATTTAACATGGAACAATAATATGCCCTACTGTGTCATGTTGGTCTCTGGTGGTAAGCTTGAAAAACATTATCTTGATAAAAACAGTGATTTCTGTGTGATTCTTAACATGGATGATAACGCCTCAGTTGTTGTTAGTAAGCAGTTTCAAAATTCTCTGTTCTCAAGGTTGGTGGTAGAAAAGAGCAACACCACATATTTTAAATCTGTTTATGAAAATAAGAATGTAATAGTTTGGGAATCCACATAA
- a CDS encoding class III signal peptide-containing protein, giving the protein MSFVKDEGGQGAAEYILLFGGVIVIAIAALLIYRAYFSSNSNLNAAQDVNSVRGSIK; this is encoded by the coding sequence ATGAGTTTTGTAAAAGATGAAGGTGGACAGGGAGCAGCAGAGTATATCTTATTATTCGGTGGAGTCATCGTTATAGCAATAGCTGCACTGTTAATCTACAGAGCATACTTCAGCAGCAACTCTAATCTAAACGCTGCACAAGATGTGAACAGTGTTAGAGGAAGTATAAAATAA
- a CDS encoding STT3 domain-containing protein has protein sequence MSKKRLAITMAVILIIFLLGFILRVETTHITGIPTSEKAFYQDQNGLPYMYEMDSYYNYRLTKNYLDHGYMGDAIVNGTQWDWHSYAPSGVPMDYPPLIAYLTALVYKFLNLFSSIPLLTVCFWLPAFLGPLAGVVAYFFTRRFTNEYGAAAAGILAVTAPLYFMRTVPGWFDTDMFNVFFPLLVTWLFVEAVQGKNIKNQMGLSILTAFSMFLFALAWNGWQYQFYLLVLFCAIYILWRKLRGNEVKNLICTLLVFSIGTLILVGVFTGFLNILKLFASPAELLSLSSVQGPWSPWPDIYVSVSELTKPSLQEVISGVGIALFTGLFGLLWIFRVMINKKLKKRFLNRMSWFFYSLLVVWILIGVLSLKEGERFIMLLIPPLVVSSGIMVGLAADYLSLLKKSEKFNIFRRKKNLIKILSLCVLLLIAVPAVLNVYESFSTLTPGVNDDMWDAAVWINNNTSNDTVVITSWSYGHFFSAIADRPVAFDGRTAYVETLPSRQFDSAYSFGTQSPSTSREYWIDRALVTNNESLSLGIFNMIATNGDLGYITLDKYTGNTTKSVEILNNILGVNKTTALNILMNNYNLNQESAENVLQYTHPSNPHHFVLVTNGLKGLYWIFQFGTWDFNKMESGNYNYSYGDVEVNKNILNTTNNVTMNLETGNVTWNGQTPYCLINVTKGDVKKQYINVDSSFCVILLMDTMQTVVIDKQFENSTFTKLWLERSNSTVFKQVYENENVALWEPKATT, from the coding sequence ATGTCCAAAAAGAGATTAGCAATTACAATGGCAGTTATTCTGATTATATTTTTACTTGGATTTATCCTTAGGGTTGAAACTACCCATATTACAGGGATTCCAACCAGTGAGAAAGCTTTTTATCAGGATCAAAATGGGCTGCCTTACATGTATGAGATGGACTCGTACTACAACTACAGATTAACTAAAAACTACCTTGACCATGGTTACATGGGAGATGCCATAGTAAATGGTACTCAATGGGATTGGCACTCATACGCCCCTTCGGGGGTTCCAATGGATTATCCGCCACTTATAGCATATTTAACAGCTTTAGTTTACAAGTTTTTAAACCTGTTTTCAAGTATACCTCTACTAACGGTTTGTTTCTGGTTACCTGCTTTTTTAGGACCTCTTGCAGGGGTTGTGGCTTATTTCTTCACGAGAAGGTTCACTAATGAGTATGGTGCTGCTGCTGCAGGTATTCTGGCAGTTACGGCACCATTATATTTTATGAGAACAGTTCCAGGCTGGTTTGACACAGATATGTTCAATGTTTTCTTTCCACTTTTGGTTACGTGGCTCTTTGTTGAGGCAGTTCAGGGTAAAAACATCAAAAATCAGATGGGACTTTCAATTTTAACAGCATTTTCCATGTTTTTATTTGCCCTTGCATGGAATGGATGGCAGTACCAGTTTTATTTACTCGTGTTATTTTGTGCTATCTACATTTTATGGAGAAAATTGAGGGGTAACGAAGTTAAAAATCTTATTTGCACTCTTCTTGTGTTCTCTATTGGTACATTGATACTGGTGGGGGTTTTCACAGGATTTTTGAACATATTAAAACTCTTTGCAAGCCCCGCTGAACTTCTCAGTTTATCTAGTGTCCAGGGACCTTGGTCACCATGGCCGGATATTTATGTATCTGTTTCAGAACTTACAAAACCTTCGCTTCAGGAAGTGATATCTGGAGTGGGAATTGCATTATTTACGGGACTTTTTGGTCTTTTATGGATATTTAGAGTTATGATAAATAAAAAACTTAAAAAACGTTTTTTAAACAGAATGTCATGGTTTTTTTATTCCTTATTAGTAGTATGGATTTTAATCGGAGTTCTTTCCCTTAAAGAAGGTGAAAGGTTCATAATGCTTCTCATACCTCCACTTGTTGTGAGTTCGGGAATTATGGTGGGATTGGCTGCTGATTATTTGAGTCTTCTTAAAAAAAGTGAGAAATTCAATATTTTTAGAAGAAAGAAGAATCTGATCAAAATACTTTCACTGTGTGTCCTGCTTCTTATTGCAGTTCCTGCAGTTTTAAATGTTTATGAAAGTTTCTCCACTTTAACTCCCGGTGTAAACGATGATATGTGGGATGCAGCAGTATGGATCAACAACAACACTTCCAACGATACAGTTGTTATCACAAGTTGGAGTTATGGACACTTTTTTTCAGCCATAGCCGACAGACCAGTTGCTTTTGATGGCAGAACCGCGTATGTTGAAACGCTACCATCACGGCAGTTTGACAGTGCATACTCATTTGGAACTCAATCTCCAAGTACTTCCAGGGAATATTGGATTGATAGAGCATTGGTAACAAATAATGAAAGTCTTTCTTTAGGTATTTTTAATATGATAGCTACAAATGGAGATTTAGGTTATATAACCCTTGATAAGTACACTGGAAACACAACTAAAAGTGTTGAAATATTGAATAATATTTTAGGGGTCAATAAGACAACTGCATTGAATATACTCATGAATAACTACAATTTAAACCAGGAATCTGCAGAAAATGTGTTGCAATACACTCATCCAAGTAATCCTCACCATTTTGTACTTGTAACCAATGGACTGAAAGGGTTGTACTGGATATTCCAGTTTGGAACATGGGACTTCAACAAAATGGAAAGTGGAAACTACAACTATTCCTATGGTGATGTGGAGGTTAACAAAAATATTTTAAACACAACTAACAATGTGACTATGAATTTAGAAACAGGAAACGTGACATGGAACGGCCAAACACCGTACTGTCTTATAAACGTTACAAAAGGTGATGTTAAAAAGCAGTATATCAATGTAGATAGTAGTTTCTGTGTTATACTTCTTATGGATACTATGCAAACTGTTGTTATAGATAAACAGTTTGAAAATTCAACTTTCACAAAATTGTGGCTTGAAAGGAGTAATTCTACTGTTTTTAAACAGGTCTATGAAAATGAGAACGTGGCCTTATGGGAACCTAAAGCTACCACTTAA
- a CDS encoding ArnT family glycosyltransferase, protein MENKYFLKKNWDLIIVLILYSLLTVLYLHYYQYKTGGDELSYINIAHEYAVGKWGDAINGYWSPLYSWLMTPFLLLGSTPLYAVYVSKIVSIIIGFFTIISVNRLSRTFGLSKVVKRALLFSLVPVILYFSLMYNTPDLLLVCVLVYYLAIIFDPEYSDKWFNGVLCGFLGALAYLTKSFAFPFFLAHFILFNLIYYFKGLNSQKRRNVLKNMVLGLFVFFVIGGLWAGTISEKYGKLTISTSGEHNQALVGPVYAVNPIEHAAHPIYYMGLLKPPYNSSISIWDDPSTINMVKWSPFDSVGSFEYELKLIWANILYTTQIIESFFLIAVVIIVAAVLFILKSKSQKASKDKLIYLLITMFIYVGGYCLIVPEWRYYFLIFILLMLMGFYLIDTLYKNKNLNSTLRNILLIVLILSFVMEPIYELNLFATSEDNVYILSNNLKDDYGIHGNLASNNEWDKDIASEKWGEMLCIAYYSNCKYYGLTKKNENSKDLQGELDANNIDYYFVWDDHDNITLPGYMEITNDEIQGLKIYKRNGEN, encoded by the coding sequence ATGGAAAATAAGTATTTTTTAAAGAAAAATTGGGATTTAATAATTGTTTTGATATTATATTCCTTATTGACAGTTCTATATTTACATTATTACCAATATAAAACCGGGGGAGATGAGCTTTCCTATATCAATATTGCCCATGAGTATGCTGTGGGTAAATGGGGAGATGCTATTAATGGTTATTGGAGCCCCCTTTATTCATGGTTAATGACGCCTTTTTTATTATTAGGTTCCACACCGCTTTATGCAGTTTATGTATCGAAAATTGTATCTATAATCATAGGATTCTTCACCATAATTAGTGTAAACCGACTATCTCGTACATTTGGACTGAGTAAGGTGGTTAAAAGAGCATTACTATTTTCTCTGGTACCTGTCATTTTATATTTCTCCTTAATGTACAATACACCAGATTTATTGTTAGTGTGTGTCCTTGTTTACTATTTGGCCATCATATTCGACCCAGAATATTCTGATAAGTGGTTTAATGGTGTTTTGTGCGGTTTTCTTGGTGCTTTGGCTTATTTAACAAAGAGCTTTGCGTTTCCTTTTTTTCTTGCCCATTTCATTTTATTTAATCTAATTTATTATTTTAAGGGTTTGAACAGTCAAAAAAGGAGGAATGTGCTTAAAAATATGGTTTTAGGTCTTTTTGTGTTCTTTGTTATAGGTGGATTGTGGGCAGGTACAATAAGCGAAAAATACGGAAAACTAACTATTTCAACTTCAGGCGAACATAACCAGGCTTTGGTGGGTCCAGTTTATGCTGTAAATCCTATAGAACACGCAGCACATCCAATTTATTATATGGGTTTGTTAAAACCTCCATACAACAGTTCCATTAGTATCTGGGACGATCCTTCAACCATTAACATGGTTAAGTGGAGTCCATTTGATTCGGTGGGATCCTTTGAATATGAATTAAAACTCATCTGGGCAAACATTCTTTACACAACCCAAATAATCGAATCATTTTTCTTAATAGCTGTTGTAATAATAGTTGCAGCTGTACTTTTCATATTGAAATCAAAATCTCAAAAAGCCTCAAAAGATAAATTAATCTATCTACTGATAACAATGTTCATTTATGTCGGTGGATACTGCCTTATTGTTCCAGAATGGAGGTATTATTTTCTCATATTCATCTTGTTAATGTTAATGGGTTTCTATTTGATCGATACTTTGTACAAAAATAAGAATCTCAATTCAACTTTAAGAAATATCTTGTTAATTGTTTTAATCCTATCATTTGTAATGGAACCCATATATGAACTAAATTTGTTTGCCACTAGTGAGGATAACGTTTATATTTTGAGCAACAATCTAAAAGATGATTATGGAATACATGGAAACCTTGCTTCAAACAATGAATGGGATAAAGATATTGCTAGTGAGAAATGGGGAGAAATGCTGTGTATTGCTTACTACTCAAATTGTAAATATTATGGTTTAACCAAGAAAAACGAAAACTCAAAGGATTTACAAGGAGAATTGGATGCTAACAACATTGATTACTACTTTGTTTGGGATGATCATGATAACATTACATTACCGGGTTACATGGAAATAACCAACGATGAAATACAGGGTTTGAAAATATACAAGCGTAATGGAGAGAATTAA
- a CDS encoding glycosyltransferase family 2 protein has protein sequence MDNPKVSIIILNWNGWKDTIECLESVYQINYSNYDIILVDNHSKDKSIRQIKNYAEGKIKVKSKFFDYNSKNKPIKIIEYSKEESLKTDEPQSKDLNSCTKLILIKNEKNYGFAEGNNIGMRYALKNLNPTYILLLNNDTVVDKEFLGELSNTGEIDKNIGVMGPKICYYNKPNKLWSVGRKIEWWSGYLGFINSKFVKEVDWVSGCALFIRSSLIKKIGLLDSKLFFGWEDIDYCIRTTRSGLKVIYNPNSVIKHKISKSREKLYKNKLLTHYNRIKNRFFFLKVLRKYSLLYQSISQFIIFFLVYLPLIGLIMPLYSSFSKILK, from the coding sequence ATGGATAATCCAAAAGTTTCAATAATAATTTTAAACTGGAACGGATGGAAAGATACCATAGAATGCCTTGAATCAGTTTATCAGATTAACTATTCTAACTATGACATAATCCTTGTAGATAATCATTCTAAAGATAAATCAATCAGACAAATAAAAAATTATGCCGAAGGAAAAATAAAAGTAAAATCTAAATTCTTCGATTACAATTCAAAAAATAAACCTATAAAAATTATTGAATATTCAAAAGAAGAGTCTTTAAAGACTGATGAACCTCAATCTAAAGATTTAAATTCCTGTACCAAACTCATACTTATAAAAAACGAAAAAAATTACGGTTTTGCCGAAGGAAACAATATTGGAATGAGATATGCACTTAAAAACTTAAATCCAACTTATATTTTACTTTTAAATAATGATACTGTGGTTGATAAAGAGTTTTTGGGAGAATTGAGTAACACCGGAGAAATTGATAAAAATATCGGAGTTATGGGGCCAAAAATTTGTTATTATAATAAACCAAACAAATTATGGTCCGTAGGCCGTAAAATAGAATGGTGGAGTGGTTATTTGGGATTTATCAATTCAAAATTTGTCAAAGAAGTTGATTGGGTGAGTGGTTGTGCTCTCTTCATACGTTCGTCTTTAATAAAAAAAATAGGGTTATTAGATTCAAAACTTTTCTTTGGGTGGGAAGATATTGATTATTGTATTAGAACTACAAGATCTGGCTTAAAAGTAATTTACAACCCAAACTCAGTGATAAAACATAAAATAAGTAAGTCTCGGGAAAAACTCTACAAAAATAAATTATTAACACATTATAATCGAATTAAGAATCGATTCTTTTTTTTAAAAGTTTTAAGGAAATATTCCTTATTATATCAAAGTATCTCCCAGTTCATTATATTTTTCTTAGTATATTTGCCATTAATTGGTTTGATAATGCCTTTATACAGTTCTTTTTCAAAAATTTTAAAATAA
- a CDS encoding class III signal peptide-containing protein: MLIDEKGQISAEMILLLGAILIIVIVAGTYIFGISKSIGDNISDVVNTARDSTIGKM; encoded by the coding sequence ATGTTGATTGATGAGAAGGGCCAGATAAGCGCTGAGATGATACTCTTGCTTGGAGCTATTTTAATAATTGTTATTGTAGCAGGGACATATATCTTTGGTATTTCCAAATCAATTGGAGATAACATAAGTGATGTTGTAAACACGGCAAGAGACTCCACAATCGGCAAGATGTAA
- a CDS encoding acyltransferase, producing MLPFKISGNGNMAKIKSLFFGSEVQNVVESSKFQENITIGLKYKVRSKPPLIGKNSLIRSNSIIYNDVEIGDNFQTGHGVTIREKTKIGDNVLVGTNSIIEGHCSIGDNVSIQSNVYIPTNTIIEDYVFIGPCACFTNDKYPIRVDFDLKGPVIKRGASIGANSTFLSNVKIGEGAMVAAGAIVTHEVPPFFLAIGAPAKIKPLPKHLKTLNNI from the coding sequence ATGTTGCCTTTCAAAATCTCAGGAAATGGAAATATGGCGAAAATAAAAAGTTTATTTTTTGGATCAGAAGTTCAAAATGTTGTTGAGAGCTCCAAATTTCAGGAAAATATAACCATCGGCCTAAAATATAAAGTGAGATCTAAACCTCCTTTAATTGGAAAAAATTCTCTTATAAGGTCCAATTCAATTATATACAACGATGTGGAAATAGGAGACAACTTCCAAACTGGACACGGAGTTACCATCCGAGAAAAAACTAAAATAGGAGACAACGTCCTTGTTGGAACCAATTCTATTATAGAAGGACACTGTTCAATAGGGGACAACGTCAGTATACAGTCCAACGTATATATTCCCACAAATACCATTATAGAAGATTATGTATTTATCGGACCATGTGCCTGTTTTACAAACGATAAATACCCTATAAGAGTGGATTTTGATCTTAAAGGACCTGTAATCAAAAGAGGTGCATCCATTGGCGCCAATTCCACATTTTTATCCAATGTAAAAATAGGAGAAGGAGCCATGGTAGCTGCTGGGGCCATTGTTACCCATGAAGTACCACCATTCTTCCTGGCAATAGGAGCCCCTGCAAAAATAAAACCCCTTCCAAAACATCTTAAAACTTTGAACAATATTTGA
- the wecB gene encoding non-hydrolyzing UDP-N-acetylglucosamine 2-epimerase — MKIATILGTRPEIIKLSPLIPLLDKEFEQVLIHTGQHYSYTMDEIFFEDLKLRDCDYTLNVGSGTHAQQTGKMIMKLEEVLLNEKPDVVLVQGDTNSTFAGAITASKLQIKVVHVEAGCRSFDRKMPEEINRTLVDHCSDFLFAPDKKAFNNLVAEGVPREKIYLVGNTSIDACLRAMKLFNQDKLNDFSLEKENYALLTIHRQENTGHEKLKEILNAINTITDRLKVVFPVHLRTKNIIDEYEIQINDNLILTDPLGYKDFMGLLANSKFVMTDSGGVQEEAAVLNVPCLILRDNTEWMSYVELGKNMLLGTDQRKIAEYVVDLLNNEGKLDDMKQIKAYIKEGASENIISILKTELIFKQ; from the coding sequence ATGAAAATTGCAACAATTCTTGGAACGAGGCCTGAGATAATTAAACTTTCACCGTTGATCCCACTTTTGGATAAAGAATTTGAACAAGTTTTAATTCATACTGGCCAGCACTACTCCTACACTATGGATGAAATATTTTTTGAGGATCTGAAACTCAGAGATTGTGATTACACTCTCAACGTTGGATCAGGTACTCATGCCCAGCAGACAGGGAAAATGATCATGAAATTGGAGGAGGTGCTTTTGAATGAAAAACCGGACGTTGTTCTGGTGCAGGGGGACACTAATTCAACCTTTGCAGGTGCAATAACTGCTTCCAAACTTCAGATCAAGGTTGTACATGTTGAGGCGGGCTGCAGATCCTTTGACAGGAAAATGCCGGAGGAAATAAACCGTACTTTAGTTGATCATTGTTCTGATTTTTTATTTGCACCTGATAAAAAGGCCTTTAACAATTTGGTTGCTGAAGGGGTCCCTCGTGAAAAAATTTATCTTGTGGGTAACACATCGATAGATGCCTGTTTACGCGCCATGAAACTATTCAATCAAGACAAGCTCAATGATTTTTCACTTGAAAAGGAAAATTATGCATTATTAACCATTCACAGGCAAGAAAATACAGGCCATGAAAAATTAAAAGAGATTTTAAATGCTATAAATACAATTACAGATAGACTAAAGGTTGTATTTCCTGTTCATTTAAGAACCAAAAATATTATTGATGAATATGAAATTCAGATAAATGATAATTTAATTTTAACGGATCCATTAGGATATAAAGATTTCATGGGATTACTGGCCAACTCAAAGTTTGTTATGACAGATTCAGGAGGAGTACAGGAAGAAGCTGCAGTTTTAAATGTACCGTGTCTGATTTTGAGGGATAACACCGAATGGATGTCCTACGTGGAACTTGGTAAAAACATGCTTCTAGGAACTGATCAAAGAAAAATAGCAGAGTATGTGGTTGATCTGTTGAATAATGAAGGAAAATTAGATGATATGAAACAGATAAAGGCATATATTAAAGAAGGAGCTTCTGAGAACATTATTTCCATTTTAAAGACGGAATTAATTTTTAAACAGTAA
- a CDS encoding glycosyltransferase family 2 protein, protein MRISVIIPMYNEEDNVLQTLTQVKAAMKNYGDYEILAVNDGSKDNTLKLAEDFASKNPQVRVLKNPVNMGMGRALRTGFENATGDIIVTIDADLSYNTDHILKLASELINDESLDMVLGSPYMEGGEVKNVPFVRLFISKVANIFVGFSIPGDLSTVTSVLRAYRKEVLDSLELESNGTEINLEILSKVNANHFRIKEVPAVLEGRKLGQSKLKFRAKTITHVLFSFYEKPMMLFGMIGLILCFIGSISAVYLFYQYLMGTLDPTRPLMLFMVLMLVSGIQVLIFGFVATQISLLKKEMYIIQKENRLMRKRFK, encoded by the coding sequence ATGAGAATTTCTGTTATAATACCCATGTACAATGAAGAAGACAATGTTTTACAAACATTGACCCAAGTTAAAGCTGCCATGAAAAATTATGGAGATTACGAAATTCTGGCGGTAAACGACGGAAGCAAAGACAACACCTTAAAATTAGCAGAAGATTTTGCATCTAAAAATCCGCAAGTGCGTGTTCTAAAGAATCCTGTGAACATGGGGATGGGCAGAGCGTTAAGAACTGGTTTTGAAAATGCAACAGGAGATATAATTGTCACAATCGATGCGGATCTGAGTTATAATACGGATCATATCCTTAAGCTTGCATCTGAATTGATAAATGATGAAAGCTTAGATATGGTTCTTGGTTCCCCTTACATGGAAGGTGGAGAAGTTAAAAATGTTCCATTTGTAAGGTTGTTCATAAGTAAAGTGGCCAACATATTCGTTGGATTTTCAATTCCAGGAGATTTAAGCACAGTCACCAGTGTTTTACGAGCCTACAGAAAAGAAGTTCTGGATTCGTTGGAACTAGAATCAAACGGTACAGAAATCAACCTTGAAATTTTATCAAAAGTTAATGCGAACCATTTCAGAATAAAAGAGGTTCCTGCAGTGCTTGAAGGAAGAAAGTTAGGCCAGTCCAAACTTAAGTTCAGAGCAAAAACCATTACCCATGTTTTATTTTCATTTTATGAAAAACCAATGATGTTATTTGGTATGATCGGGTTGATTTTATGTTTTATTGGATCAATAAGTGCCGTATATCTGTTTTATCAGTATCTAATGGGCACTCTTGATCCTACAAGACCTTTAATGCTGTTCATGGTGCTCATGTTAGTATCAGGAATACAAGTCCTTATCTTTGGATTTGTTGCAACACAGATAAGCCTTCTTAAAAAGGAGATGTATATAATTCAAAAGGAGAATAGATTGATGAGGAAAAGGTTTAAATAA